ATACAGACGAGCGCGATGACGACGCACCCGCCTGGAGCGCCCAGCGCGAGGCGAGCCTGTCGTTTGGCAAGCTCTTTCACCGCGCGATGGAATCGTGCGTGCTCGCGGACGCATCGACGTTCGCGCCCGCCGTCCGCGCGATCGATGGCGCGCTTGCCGACGTGCGCGTGGCCGAGGTCGTCGACGCGATGAAACGCGCGCTCGCCACGCCGATCGGAAAACGCCTCGCCGCCTGCGCGCCGGACGCTCTTGGACGCGAACTGCCATACACCATCGCGCGGGAAGACGGCGCGCTTGTCGATGGCGCGATCGACGCCGTCCTTCGCGAGGGCGGAGCGTACGTCATCGTCGATTACAAGACGGACCGCGTCGCCGCGCTCAAGGCCGCTCAACGCGCCGAATTCCATCGGCCGCAACTCGCGGCCTACGCCGACGCGCTCGAACGCATCACAGGCGCGAGGCCGGCCGAGGCGCACGTGATTTTCGCGCGCACGGGCGAGGCCGTGCGTCTCTGGTAGGTCGACGGCGTTGAACTGAACGACAAATCATACGCCCTCTTCCGCAAGACGCAATTCAATTCCTCGCGACGCAGCGCAAGTTTTCGACCGCCCGAAGCGCGCGCTTTCGCCGTACGTTGTCGGCATACCGCTCCCCGCTTCGGGGAATTTTCAAGCCATCGCCGCGTGAACATGGGCCAGGGCGTGGAGGCCTGTCATGGATCGGTACACCACGGAAACCGGATGCTGTCCGATATTGAAATCGACGGACTGGGAGGAACGCGAGTTTCTCTGGTCAGACAATCTATTTCTGAAACGGCGATACAGGGCGTTCTTTCACATGCCCCTGAATTTCGGTGAAATCATCCGGCAAGCGATGGGCGAAATCGAGAAGACGCGCGCCATGCCGGAACATCCCATCGCGCTTAGCTGCGACGAGACGCTGTTCGGCGGCACTCTGCTCATCTCCGCGACGCGCGAGCTTCCCGGATGGGAGAGCGTGCGCCTGACCGGCAAGTTCGTCACGCGGCTTTTCGAGGGGCGCTACTCCGATACAGGCCGTTGGATCGCGGCAATGAAGGAATACGTCGCGCGCCGCGGCGAGGCGATCGACAAGCTCTACACCTGGTACGCGACGTGCCCGAATTGCGCGACGGTTTACGGCGCGGCGCAAACGGTGATTATCGCCAGGGTGCATCCCGCGAAGCAGGCGGCGGCGTAATCGACCGGTTTTCGCCCGACGGTCAGAGCCGCAAACGAAGGCGCCCCGCTCGGAGCGGGGGCGACGGAGTGTGCGTTCTGCAACGTCCCAGGATTAACCCCGGTTTCCCTGGCCCCCCTTCACAACCTCGTACACCAACCGGACGACGCCGTTCTCGAACGGCGTCGTGTCGGCGAGCGCAAGCGACGCGGGTGCGCATCCATCGGGAAACAACATCGGCCCCGCGCCGAGCACAACGGGCATGAGCTGGATATCGAAGGTATCGATCTCGCCGATTTCCATAAACGCGGCGATCGATTTGCCGCCGCCGCAGTGATAGACGCCCTTCTTCGCGATCGCGCGCGCGTGCGCCGCAAGCGTTGCGGCGCCGTCCGTCCACGCGAAAACGTCGTCGCGGCCCGGGTTGAACGGGCGCGTCGTGAGGACGAACGTCTGCTTGCCTGCATACGGCCACTCGCCGAACGTGAGCACCTGGTCGTAGGTCGTGCGTCCGAGGATGACGACGTCGATGCCATGCATGAAGTCGTCGTAGCCGTAATCGACATTCTCGCCGAACGGGTCGAGCCACGCGACACCACCGTCCGCGGTTGCGATGCGGCCGTCAAGGCTCATGGCGAGGTAAACGCGGATGGCGGTCATGGGCGCAAATTCTCCGGGGTTGCCGTCAGGGTTGATATCAACATCAGTTCGTCATGAAGGCATGCAACCACACTCGTCTTCCAAACAATTTTCGCAACGCTCTTGTAGCCCCTCCCAACATTCCTCTTGGGCTTCTCCTTCAAGACCCCAGCAACAAAATTCTCCTTCGGCACAATCGAATCGAGGTTTTTCATAGGAATCGTCGGAATCGCATTCCTTCGCGCATGGGTCGCCGCATACGTCCGCGAATAAAAGGCACGGTGCGTGTGGTCCCACCCAACGGTGGCAATCCGGTCCGCCAAGCTCCTGGCAATCTTCCTCGTCCCATTCGGAGCAGTTATAGCAATCGGGAATGCCGTTGTCGCTACCGTCGTCATCATCATCGTCATCGCCGCCCCCGCCGCCGCACGACAGCCCGAAAGCGAGACCAAGGCAAACGAACAATGCGGTCAAACTTCGCAATGACATAAATCCTCCAATAACGTAAGTTTAGCGCACGCAAATCGTGTGTATATTATTGCCGTCCGACGGCGCCAAATAAATGCTCGCGTCGTCAAATATTACGCCCCATACGCCGCTCTCGTAAAAAGTGGCTATTTTCGTTGACGACCAGAAAGCGCCAACTTCCGATAATAGCCCCGACATTCCGTCTGGCCAATAAATACCATCGGCGTCAGGCCCTTCGCCGCTTTTGCAGCCTTGACACGGTAGGTCCCAACATTTCGCAAATCGACATTCGTCCGTCACCTCACACGCGCCGTCCAATTCCGTTGCGACACATCCACGAATAAGACTACGTAATTCGGAAATCGACGGTAAGCGCCAGTCGCCGTGTTCGTTCCAAACTAACGAGGCGCAATAATTTTTGGCCGATTCCCAATCAAGACAGCAGTCATCGTTTCGTTGCCATGTCAGGCCCGAGTCAGAATCGGTCCATGTTTCTTCCATCGTATTATCGTCGTCACCATTACCGTCGCTGCCATTGTCGCTATTGCCCGCGTCGTCATCGTCATCGCCGCCGCCGTCACTCGCGCACGACAGCCCGATCGCAAAAACCAGTACGACGAACCACGCCGCCCAACGAGATAACGCCATACGACACTCCTCAAATCTTGCAGCGTTGGGATTGTCGCGCGGGCTCGCGACCGGCGCAAGGCGCACGAACGCGTCGGCGCGCGATGAACCTGTCGCCCGGAGCCTTCTGCCTGACGTCTCGCGAAGTGGTTGGGGAGGGAATTGAGCCCCCAACACGCGGATTTTCATTCAAAAAAACGCATCCGCCGCCGTCCGCCGATGTTCGCCGGAGCCTTTATTATCAGGCGTTTCCCGCGTTTTGCGTCCGCCGAAGTACATGACAATTCGCCGGCGTTGCTGTCAAGGTTGCTGTCAAATTTATGCTTCGCATTTCTCCCGCCAGAAATCGTAGTCCTGTGCCGGAAATTCGACGCAGCAACCGGCGTGACAATTGTCACGTTTTGAATCGCAGTCGTCGCGGCACGGTTGCGTGCCCTCTGTAGCACTTCCGCCACACTGATCTTCCGGGCAATTGTCGTCACAGCAAGCTCGGGCCTCGTCGTGGCAACTTTGGCGACACTCGCGAAATTCACGATAGATCGCCGGTTCTTGGTAGGTGATGCAACTACAATGGATCGCCTCGCACTCCGCCCCGCATAGATTGCCGTCCATCGGGTGTTCACATGTCGGATCGTTCGTGTAGATCGTGCCGTCGTCGCGTTCGTGAATGAGCTGTCCCCGGCACTCCAGAGACACATCGGCTCGCTCACCATCCCAGCACATTTCATGCACACACGCGCCGATCGTGTTCAGGCGGCAACCTACGGCGATTTCCCGGCACTCCTCGTCCGTGAGCCCGTCGTCATAATCGCTCGCATCATCGGCCGTCCCTGCGTCATCGCCGCCGCCGCCGCTCACGCACGACAGCCCCAACGCGAAAACGACAACCACGAACCACGCGGCCCAGCGGGATAACGTCATAAGACACCCCTCAAATCTTGCAGCCTCGGGATTGTCGCGCGGGCTCGCGACCGGCGCAAGGCGCACGAACGCGCCGGCGGGCGATGAACCTGTCGCCCGGAGCCTGTCACCTGACGTCTCGCGAAGTGGTTGGGGAGGGAATTGAACCCCCGACACGCGGATTTTCAGTCCGCTGCTCTACCAACTGAGCTACCCAACCGTGCGTGCGCCGCGGCCGCGACGCGCGTTGCGAGGGTTTTCTACCCGCACCGCCCGATGCGGTCAAGAAGGTTTGATTTCACCGCGACGGCGCAAAGGAATCGCAAAGGCCGCAAAGAAAAACAGGAGATGCCTTTGCGTTCTTCGCGCGACTTTGCGCCTTTGCGGTAAAAAACAGCGCCTCCGTGTTGACGCGCGGTTCGAACGGCACAACGATATCGGGCCGCGAATTTGGGGCGCGAAACCAAACCCGCTCCCTGACGGTCGCGGTTCGTATCCGGAGAACTCATGAGCGACGCGCCGCCGCCGGGCGAAAAAACGAAATACGATCCGCCGGACTCGCCGACTTCGGTGGGCTGGACGAAGCCGATGCGGGTGCGTCTTGCGGATGAGAGCAACCCGCTGCCGCTCGACGCCGGCGTGTCGCTTTCGCCGGTGGACGTGGAGTACGAAACCTACGGCGCGCTCAACGAGGCGCGCGACAACGCGATCCTCGTGTGCCACGCGCTCTCGGGCGACGCGCACGCCGCGGGCTGGTGCCGGGACGCCGACGCGGACGACCGCCCCTGGCGCAAGACGCGCCCCGGCTGGTGGGACGGCCTCGTCGGGCCGGGCAAGCCGTTCGATACGAACAAGTATTTCATCATCTGCTCGAACGTGCTGGGAAGCTGTTACGGCACGACCGGCCCCGCGTCGATCAACCCCGCGACGGGCAAGCCGTACGGCATCGCGTTCCCGGTCGTCACCGTGGCCGACTGGGTTCGCCTGCAGGAGAGGCTCGTGACGCACCTTGGCATCGAGAAGCTGCTCGCGGTGACAGGTGGATCGCTTGGCGGGCAGCAGGCGGTGGAGTGGGCTCTTGCCTACCCCGACCGCGTCGCGAGCGCAATCGTGTTCGCCGCGACGCCGCACCTGATGGCCCAGGGCGTCGCGTTCAACTACGCCGGCCGTCACGCGATCCTCTCGGACCCCGACTTCAAGGGCGGCGAATATTACGACGCCGCGCAAGGACCGGTGCGCGGGCTGTCCGTCGCGCGCATGATCGGCCACATCACCTACGTCTCGGACGTTTCCATGACGCGCAAGTTCGGCCGCCGCTTTCAGGAAACGGAGAATCGTGGGTTTCACCTGGATGTCGAATACCAGGTGGAGAGCTACCTGCGTCATCAGGGGCAGTCGTTCGTGGAGCGCTTCGACGGCAATGCCTACCTCTACATCACGCGCGCGATGGATTATTACGACGCGACCGAACACGGCGACGGCGACCTGGTCCGCGCGATGGCCAAGGCGACGTGCGACTGGATGTTCGTTTCGTTCACGTCGGACTGGCTGTACCCGCCGTCCGGCACGCGCGAGTTCGTGCGCGCGCTGTCGCGCAACAACCGGCAGGTGACGTACGTGAACCTGGATTCGCCGTTCGGGCATGACGCGTTCCTGCTCGAGGACGACGCGCTCGAACCGCTGGTGCGGCGATATCTCGACAACCTTGTCGCGCGCCGCGCGGGAGATGGCGATGCGCCCGTCGACTGAAATCGCGCCCGCGACGCGCTGGGACCATGAACTGACCGATACGCTCGTCCGCGACGGCGCGCGCGTGCTCGATCTCGGCTGCGGCGACGGCACGCTTTTGGCGCGGCTCGGGCGCCGGAAAGTGTCCGGCCAAGGCGTGGAGATCAACGCGAAGATGGCGCGCCAGTGTGTCGATCGCGGCGTGCCCGTCATTCAGGCGGACCTGGACGAGGGCTTGCTCGACTATTTCGCGGACGACAGCTTTGACTACGTGATCCTCGAAAAAACGTTGCAAACGGTGAACCGGCCGGAGCGCGTGGTGAACGAGATGCTGCGCATCGGCAGCGTCGGCATCGTGTCGTTTCCGAACTTCGGGCACCGCGCGATCCTCGAGCATCTCACGCGCGAGGGACGCATGCCGGTCAACCCCGCGCTGCCTTACGAGTGGTACGAAACGCCGAACATCCGCCACCTGACGATCCTGGATTTCGAGGACTTCTGCGCGAAAAACGGCGTGCACGTCGTGGCGTCGTTCGCCTTCGCCGACGGCGAGGCACGGCCGCTAGTCGAGGGCGACAACCGCAACGCGGAAGAGGCGCTTTTTGTCGTGTGCCGCGCGGATAAGCGCGACGCGGTGGGCGGCCTGGTCGAAACCGTCAAATAGCGGTTCGCGCCAGGGCGTCGTTATTTATCCGGCGGTTTTTCGACCCGCTCCCTGACGGTCACGGTTCGTATCGAAACGCCGAATCGGTCGCGGTCCGCATCGAAGCGCGGCGAATCGGTCGCGGTCCGTATCGAAGCGCGGCGAATCGGTCGCGCTTCGTTTCGAAGCGTCGCGAATCGGTCGCGGTTCATATCGAAACGTCGCGAATCGGTCTCGGTTCGTTATTTCGGAAATGCGGCTGCGATGACGTTCCGGCCTTCCAGCTTTCCAGCCTTTCAGCCTTCCAGTCTGCCTGCCTTATCTTCATCCCCCGCAGCACCCGCCGTCGTCGTCGTCGTCGTCATCGCCCGACGCCGCGTCGCCGTCGTCATCGTCCGAATCATCGTCATCGTCG
Above is a window of bacterium DNA encoding:
- a CDS encoding PD-(D/E)XK nuclease family protein codes for the protein TDERDDDAPAWSAQREASLSFGKLFHRAMESCVLADASTFAPAVRAIDGALADVRVAEVVDAMKRALATPIGKRLAACAPDALGRELPYTIAREDGALVDGAIDAVLREGGAYVIVDYKTDRVAALKAAQRAEFHRPQLAAYADALERITGARPAEAHVIFARTGEAVRLW
- a CDS encoding dihydrofolate reductase; its protein translation is MTAIRVYLAMSLDGRIATADGGVAWLDPFGENVDYGYDDFMHGIDVVILGRTTYDQVLTFGEWPYAGKQTFVLTTRPFNPGRDDVFAWTDGAATLAAHARAIAKKGVYHCGGGKSIAAFMEIGEIDTFDIQLMPVVLGAGPMLFPDGCAPASLALADTTPFENGVVRLVYEVVKGGQGNRG
- a CDS encoding DUF1566 domain-containing protein: MALSRWAAWFVVLVFAIGLSCASDGGGDDDDDAGNSDNGSDGNGDDDNTMEETWTDSDSGLTWQRNDDCCLDWESAKNYCASLVWNEHGDWRLPSISELRSLIRGCVATELDGACEVTDECRFAKCWDLPCQGCKSGEGPDADGIYWPDGMSGLLSEVGAFWSSTKIATFYESGVWGVIFDDASIYLAPSDGNNIHTICVR
- a CDS encoding homoserine O-acetyltransferase, whose product is MSDAPPPGEKTKYDPPDSPTSVGWTKPMRVRLADESNPLPLDAGVSLSPVDVEYETYGALNEARDNAILVCHALSGDAHAAGWCRDADADDRPWRKTRPGWWDGLVGPGKPFDTNKYFIICSNVLGSCYGTTGPASINPATGKPYGIAFPVVTVADWVRLQERLVTHLGIEKLLAVTGGSLGGQQAVEWALAYPDRVASAIVFAATPHLMAQGVAFNYAGRHAILSDPDFKGGEYYDAAQGPVRGLSVARMIGHITYVSDVSMTRKFGRRFQETENRGFHLDVEYQVESYLRHQGQSFVERFDGNAYLYITRAMDYYDATEHGDGDLVRAMAKATCDWMFVSFTSDWLYPPSGTREFVRALSRNNRQVTYVNLDSPFGHDAFLLEDDALEPLVRRYLDNLVARRAGDGDAPVD
- the metW gene encoding methionine biosynthesis protein MetW, which codes for MRPSTEIAPATRWDHELTDTLVRDGARVLDLGCGDGTLLARLGRRKVSGQGVEINAKMARQCVDRGVPVIQADLDEGLLDYFADDSFDYVILEKTLQTVNRPERVVNEMLRIGSVGIVSFPNFGHRAILEHLTREGRMPVNPALPYEWYETPNIRHLTILDFEDFCAKNGVHVVASFAFADGEARPLVEGDNRNAEEALFVVCRADKRDAVGGLVETVK